The Polyangium aurulentum genomic interval ATGACGAGGCCGAGCTGCCTAGGGATCGGCGTGAGCATGCGGCCTTCGCCGGCCACGACTGCGTCGATGGCGATGAACTGCGGCTGGACGATGTGCTGCAGGTCCGCGACCTTCTCGTCGAGCCGGTGATCGTGATCGATGAGCCGGTGACGGTCGTCCTGGATCCCGATGTAGTTCTTCATCGAGAACGTGACCGTGGTCCAGGGGTGGCTCTTGAACTTGGGGCAGTTGACGAAGAAGTCGGCCTTGGCCACGGGCTCGGGGGTGAACACGAAGTCGCGCAGCCGGCCCTCGTGGGTGAGCGGAATCTCGACCTGCGGCTCCTCTTCGAAGTGGTAGTGCTTCACCCCCGTGCGCTTGAACATCGGGTAGTAGCCTGCGCCCTCGAACGAGGTGCGCGTGGGGATCGTGATCCCGCAGCGCTCGCCCACGGCGAGCTCTCGTACGCGGCCGTCATCACGGTCGCGCAGCCCGAGCAGGACTCCTTCCAGGAACTCGGGCCGCGTGTACGCGTGAGGGAAGGTCGGCCCGGAGGCGACGCAGTTCGGCTTGACCAACGTGCGGCCGTGCGGCCGCAGGTCGAGCTCCTCGAGCCCCTCGCGGATGATGCGGCGGATCCGCTCGACGTCGTACGTGGGGCAGCGACGGATGATGACCCGGGGTCGAGAGGCGATCTTCATACGCAATGAGCGTAAGGGGCCGCATCCCCCCCGGCAACGGCCGCGCCGCGCGCGCCCGCGAGCGATGTCTTGACAGATGTTCAGGGGTCAGGGATGTTGGGAGCGAAAAACCCCGTCGGTACGGGGCCCGAAGCAGCAGCATGAACTCGGAGATCTACACTCCCGCGCGCCTCGGCCCGTTTGTCGATCGCTGGTCCACAAGGCGCAGGAAGAAGCGAAAGCCGGCCCTGCCGCCCGCCCCCACGCCGCACCAGAGCACGCTGGAGACACCGGCCGCTCCCGCGCTCGACGTCGGCGCCGACGAGGATGCGGCCCTGCTCGAGCGCATCCTCGGCTGCTCACACGAACAGGCGGCGCGCTTACTCGCGGGGGCCGGCTCGCTCGTGCGCCTCGCCCGGTTCGGCGTCGACGACCTGGTCGCGCTCACGGGCGCCTCGCGCGCCGAAGCCGAGCGGATCGCGGCGGCCTGTGAGCTTGGTCGCAGAGGGCTCGTCCAGGAGGCGCGCCCTGCGGGGCCACAGCTCGGCGCTGCGGCCATCGCGCGCTGGTTTCGCCTCCGCATCGGCGGGCTGTTCGTGCAGGAGATCTGGATCGCCGGGCTCGACGAGGCCGGCGCGCTGCGGGGCGCGTGCCGTGTCTCGCGGTGCGACGTGCACGGCGCGGGGCTCGACGCGGGCGTCGCCGTGCGCAAGGCCCTCGACATGCGGGTGAAGACCGCGATCCTCGTGCACAACCACCCGAGCGCGGACCTCGCAGTCACGCCCGATGATCTGCGCTTCACGCTGCGCGTACACCGCGCCGCCCTGTCCGCCGACGTGCGCCTCGCCGACTCCATCCTGGTGGGACCCACGAGCGGCTACGCATCCATGGCGGAGCAGGGCGTGCTTCCGGGCAGCATTTGAGGGCCCGCCGCGCTGCCCGTGACTCGGCTCATCGCGCCGGCGCCGTACGTGTCGGGCTGCTCCGGCCTGCTGGGCGAGAAGGCGGCTCGATCTCTCCTTCGGCGAGCAGCTCGAGCAAGCTCTCCTGCTCGGCGGGATTGAGCACCTCCCCGAGCCAGCGCGCTGCCTGGTCCGCATGCAGGAACGTCCTGCGCGCAGGGTTTCCCGCCGCGCGCACGATGCGCTCGAACTGCAGCGCGAGCACCGCGTGCCCCTCGGGCAGGAGCAGCGCCGTCCTGCGGACCTTGGGGTTGTCCCAGCGCATCACCCCGATCACGCGCTCGGCGACCTGCTCGGTGAGCACCCGCCCCGCGCGCAGATCCGTGCAGAACACGACCTGGCCCGGCACCGTGGCGAGCACCGAACGAAGGTCCACCTCGAACCCACGCAACTCATCGTCGGTGACAGGGTACACAAAACGTATCCCCACCAGCCGTCCAGCCCTGCGGGTGACCGTCAGCATCGGTGTCCTTCCCCTCTCTGCGCCGTGACGCAGAGCCCGACGATCAGGATAGCCGGGCGCGCGCAGTCGTCGAGCGCGGGTGCAGCGTCACTTTGTCGCGGCGAGCAGCATCGCGAGCTCTTCGCGCAGGCTCCTCGTCGCGTCCACCAGCCGACCCTCGATCACGAAACGGTCTCCGTCGCGCCGGCAGCGGTGCACCTTCACCCGCACGGGCGAGCCGCTCTCCAGCGTGCCCGCGAGAGGAGAGCCCGGCGCCGAAGCCACGGTCGCGCGCAGGGTGACGCGATCGGCGTCGAGCACCACCAGGTCGGCCTCGCCGCCCTTTTGCAAACGCAGGTGCGCCACGCTCACTCACCCCTGCGGCCGCGGCCCATGGCGGCGCGGGCCTCGCGATCGGCCTCCCGCTCCTTCACCGCATGGCGCTTGTCTGCCGCCTTCTTGCCCTTGGCGAGCGCGATCTCGACCTTCGCCCGGCCGCCCTTGAAGTACAGGCGCGTCGCCGCCACGGTCATGCCCTCGCGCTCCACGGCCTTGCGGATGCGCTCGATCTCCTCGGTGTGCAGCAAGAGCTTGCGGCTGCGCTTGGCCTCGTGCCCGAACGCCGCGCCCGGCATCTCCGGGATGTTCATCCCGTGCAGGAACGCCTCGTCCTTCACGATCGCGCACCAGGCGTCCGACAGATCCGCCTTGCCGTCGCGCAGCATCTTCACTTCGCTGCCGATGAGCACGATCCCGGCCTCGAAGCGGTCGCCGAGCTCGTACTCGAAGCCGGCCCGCCGGTTGCGGACGATGAGCTTCTCGCCGCTGCTCGCTTCCTTCGATCCCACGATGAACGCTTCTCCCGCGCAGCCAGGCGCCCGGCCACGGCCAGGCCCGAAAACGAAGATCGACCCGCTCCTGCCTGCTAGCGCGCCGGACCGACCGCGTCCATACCCGCCTCGCGCGTATGTTCCGCGACAAACCCAACGGGCGTGCTAGTACGTGCCGGCCGTCTGGAACGAACCGCTATGCAACCCATCCGACTTCGCGGCGCGCGTACCCACAACCTCCAGGGGATCGAGCTCGACCTCGTGCCGGGCGAGCTCGTCGCCATCACGGGCGTCTCGGGCGCTGGAAAATCCTCGCTGGCGCTCGACACCCTCTACTCCGAAGGGCAGCGGCGCTTCGTCGAGAGCTTCAGCCCCTACGCCCGTCAGTTCCTCGAGCGCCTCGAGCGGCCGCCCATCGACGAGCTCGATCCGGTCGCCGCCGGTGTCGCGGTCGATCGGCGCGCGCCGGTGAAGAGCTCGCGCTCGACGATCGCCACCATGGCGGATCTCGAGCCTTACCTCTCGGCCCTGTTCGCGCGCGAGGCGGTGCCGGTCTGCCCGGATTGCAAGGTCCCCGCGGCGCGCATCGACGCGTCCACCGCGGCCGAGAGGGTGACGAGCGCGTACACCGAGGGCGAGACCGCGCTCGTCACGTACCGCATCGCCGTCGCGGGCACCGAGGCGCTGCTCGACGTGCGCGAGTCGCTGCTCGGTGCGGGTTATCGAAGGCTGTACGTGCGCGGCCAGGTGCGCGACAT includes:
- the smpB gene encoding SsrA-binding protein SmpB; the protein is MGSKEASSGEKLIVRNRRAGFEYELGDRFEAGIVLIGSEVKMLRDGKADLSDAWCAIVKDEAFLHGMNIPEMPGAAFGHEAKRSRKLLLHTEEIERIRKAVEREGMTVAATRLYFKGGRAKVEIALAKGKKAADKRHAVKEREADREARAAMGRGRRGE
- a CDS encoding JAB domain-containing protein — protein: MNSEIYTPARLGPFVDRWSTRRRKKRKPALPPAPTPHQSTLETPAAPALDVGADEDAALLERILGCSHEQAARLLAGAGSLVRLARFGVDDLVALTGASRAEAERIAAACELGRRGLVQEARPAGPQLGAAAIARWFRLRIGGLFVQEIWIAGLDEAGALRGACRVSRCDVHGAGLDAGVAVRKALDMRVKTAILVHNHPSADLAVTPDDLRFTLRVHRAALSADVRLADSILVGPTSGYASMAEQGVLPGSI